One genomic segment of Belonocnema kinseyi isolate 2016_QV_RU_SX_M_011 chromosome 2, B_treatae_v1, whole genome shotgun sequence includes these proteins:
- the LOC117167433 gene encoding uncharacterized protein LOC117167433 isoform X2, giving the protein MNLQEDLKNYMRVELYLTANILLKKGTLPHIFKGQPNRKRASSKPTRAGVLKFRKFRVLAEVEQQHQAQTAIQIEEECQERTNTEDFEEVNTREN; this is encoded by the exons ATGAAT TTACAggaggatttgaaaaattatatgcgAGTAGAATTGTATCTAACCGCAAACATTTTGCTAAAGAAGGGAACGTTACCGCACATTTTCAAGGGTCAGCCAAATCGTAAGCGCGCTTCCTCAAAACCAACAAGAGCAggagttttaaaatttcgaaaatttcgagTCTTAGCAGAAGTTGAACAGCAGCACCAAGCGCAAACAGCAATTCAAATCGAAGAAGAATGTCAAGAACGAACAAACACTGAAGATTTTGAGGAGGTAAATACtcgcgaaaattga